The genomic segment GAGGAGTTTAAATGGCTGAAATGGTTGAAAAATTAAGGAATATTGCTTTTGTAGCCCATGGAGGCGCTGGAAAAACATCGCTGGCGGAAATCATGCTTTATAAGGCAGGTGTAACCACTCGGATTGGACGTGTGGAAGAAGGTAACACAGCCATGGATTTTGAACCTGAAGAACTTAAGCGTCAGTCAAGCATAAGCACCAGCTTTCATCAGCTTGCATGGAACAAACACACGGTAACACTCATTGATACTCCAGGAGATCAAAATTTTTTCACAGATACTGTCATGTGTATGCAGGCAGCTGACGGAGCTGTTATTGTTGTTGATGCTGTTGACGGTATCAGGGTTCAAACAGAGCAGGCATGGGAATATACAGGGGAAATGAATATTCCTTGTGCTGTTTTTATTAATAAGCTTGATAAGGAACGCTCAGATTTTTCAAAAGCGTTTCAAAATGTATCCGAGTTTTTTGAAGATCCCAAACCCATTAAAATTCAGATTCCCATAGGTGCAGAAAATAATTTTAAAGGCATTGTGGATTTGATTACCATGAAAGCCTATAATTTTGATGCTGACGGCAAGATGACCACAGGTGAAATTCCCGCAGACATGAAAGACGATGTTGAAGCTGAACGGGAAGCCATGATAGAAAATATTGCAGAAGCTGATGATGATCTTGTTGAACGCTATCTTGAAGGTGAAGAACTTTCAGAAGATGATATAAAATCTGCTTTAAGAAAAGGTGTGATTGCAAGGATTTTTGTTCCAGTACTCTGCGGGTCTGCAACTGGAAACATCGGGATTGACCTGTTGATGAATTTTATAGTTAATTCAATGCCCTCGCCACAGGATTTACCTGCAAAAAAAGGTATCCACCCTGATAAAAAAGAGGAAATTGAACGTTCTCCTGACATTAACGCTCCTTTTTCTGCTTTTGTATTTAAAACCATTGCAGATCCTTATGCAGGACAGCTCTCAATCTTAAAGGTTGTATCAGGTAAACTCGGCAGTGACGGAACTTTTTATAATTCAAACAAAGGAACCAAAGAGCGGTTTAATCAATTGCTGACATTGACCGGCAAAGAACAGAAACCAGCATCTGGTGCAGTACCAGGTTCAATTGTAGCTGTTGCAAAACTCAAGGAAACAGCCACAGGCGATACACTTTGTGATGATGGAAACAAGATCCAGTTTAAATGTATTGATCCTCTTCCAACACTTATTTCTTTTGCAGCATCAGCCAAAACCAAAGGGGATGAAGACAAGATTTACAGTTCTCTTAATAAGCTTCTTGAAGAAGATCCAGGATTAAAACTGGAACGTAATTCACAGACAAAAGAGATTCTTCTTTCAGGAAGAGGCCAGGTTCACATAGAGGTTGTTGTTGAAAAGCTCAAAAGAAAATTTAATGTAGAGGTTGCATTAAATATTCCAAAAGTTCCCTATAAAGAGACTATTAAGAAAAAAGTCAGGGTTCAGGGCAGGCATAAAAAACAGACAGGCGGGCATGGCCAGTTTGGAGACTGCTGGATTCAGATGGAGCCTCTTCCCCGTGGAGCAGGTTTTCAATTTGTTGATGCAATAGTAGGCGGTTCAATACCTAAAACTTATATACCTGCAGTTGAAAAAGGTGTTATTGAAGCATCTGAAAAAGGCGTGCTTGCAGGATTTCCATGTGTGGATTTTAAAGTAACAGTTGATGATGGTTCATATCATGCTGTTGATTCATCTGAAATGGCTTTTAAAATTGCAGGATCCCTGGCATATAGAAAAGCTGTTGAACAGGCAAAGCCTGTTTTGCTTGAGCCTATAATGAATATTACAGTTGTTACCCCTGATGAATATATGGGTGATATTATGGGTGATATGAACGGAAGACGCGGCAGGGTTATAGGCATGGACAGTGAAGGGAAAAAACAGGTTATTAAAGCCCAGGGACCTCTGGCTGAGTTCCAGACCTATGCTCCTGATCTCAGATCTATGACAGGGGGACGGGGTTTATACTCAATGGAATTTTCTCATTATGATGAGGTTCCTGCCCAGCTTGCAGAAAAAATAATAGAAGAAGTCAATAAAGAAAAAGAAAGCTGAAAAATTTGTTTCCATTAAGATTATGGGAACAAATAAAAAATAAGCCGGGAACAGGATAATTAAAAATTTCTGTTTCCGGCTTTTTTTTATCAAATAAAGCCAATAGATGATATAAAAATGAGGCCATTGTCATGACAATTGATGAATATGTTTTGCTGGTCTGCCTGAAACCTGAAGAAGTTGAACATATCAGGCAATTGCTGTCTTCATTTGAGATTAAAATTGATTCAAAGGATATTCATCATTTTGATGATGCAAAGGCATGTTTAAAAAATGAAAACATTTGTCTGGCTGTTCTTAGACTTGATAAAAAACTCAGCCGTCCAGATCAGGATATTATTCAATTAAGGCAGTTTCTTCCTGATTATATCCCTATTTTAATTTTAATTTCCCATGATTTAACTCAAAATATCAAAGATTATATAAAAGCAGGTGCTAATGATTATTGGGTCCTGCCATTGGATAATACTTCTTTTTCAGTTCGTTTTTATGTTCTGCTTGAGTTTGGACAGTCCATTATATTATCAGAAAAAGCAAAAGGGTTTGAAATTAAGCATGAAACCTCACTGCTTCAGCGTATTATAGAGAAAATTCAGGATAGTCTGAGATTTTTTTCTCCTAATATTACATATAAACATGAGAACAATTCATCAATTGCAGAAAAATGGATAAAAATAAAGAAACTTGGATTTGGGGGTTTTGGAGAAGTATGGCTTGTTAAAAGGCATGGAAAAGGCATGTCAGCAGTTGCAAAAATACCCCACAGCTCAAAACTCAATACCAGGGCTTTAAGAGCGGCTGCTATTCTTAAAAGATTATCCATTCATCCCAATATTGTGCATTTAATTGAAGTAGTGGAAGAAGATGGAAAGGTTGTTTTGATCCAGGAATATATTCCAGGATTGACCCTTCAGCAGCTGATAGAAAACACCCTGAACGGGAAACATAAGGAAGATTATTTTCTCCAGTTATTATCAGTAGCTTCCCATGCTCATCAAAACCGTATAATGCACAGGGATATAAAACCGGAAAATATTATAATAACTCCTTCAGGAACTCTTAAACTTCTTGACTTTGGTATTGCCAAAGACCTCTCACGTCATAATATTGGAAAAACCATTGCAGGTTCACGTCCTTTTATGGCCCCTGAGCAGATAATGGGCAAAAGCAGTATTGCAAGTGATGTATGGTCTTTGGGAGTTATCCTTTATATATTTGCAACAAATACTCTTCCTTTTTATGATCCTAATGAAAAATACCTGATGGATCTTATTCTTGAAACAAGTCCCCTGCCCCCTCGAAAACTTGAACCTGGACTGCCTGAAAATTTTGAAACCCTGATTCTTAAATGCCTCGACAAAAATCCTGAAAACCGGTACCAAGATGCAGGTGAACTGCGTCAAGAATTATTGGAATTATTTCCATTATTTGGGGATGGAAGTATTTTGCCGGATAACTATAAAGATTAATATTTATCTTCCTTTTGCCAGTCTTGCTGCAAGTGATTCAGGCAGCCTGGCTTCAAGAATTTTTTCAGCAGTGATCTTATAATCATAATTGATCCTTCTAAATTCCAGGGTTTCATTTGCTGAATCATAGATTACATATGAAGCCCTGGGGTCTCCGTCTCTGGGCTGGCCGATACTGCCGCAGTTTACTATTATTCTATTTTTTTTTATACTCACAGGAGTATTGGAGTCAGGATTTTCAAATATTATTTTAAACATATTTTTTGAGTGATTATCTGAGGAACATGGGTATGACCGTTAAAAATAATCTTTTGCCTGGTACTGAAAAAAGACCTTGATGCACTTTCACTGGTAAATATATACTGCCATTTTAAAGGATTATGGGGAGCAGCATGGGAAAATGAAATCCTGGTTGTTTTTAAAATAGGTTTCAGGGCTTTAAGAAACTGGGTATTTTCTTTTGACAATCTTTTTTTTGTCCAGATGATTGCCCTTGCAGCAGTAAGAGACATGTCATATGCAGTTGTATTTTTACTGGCATAATAATCATGATTGCCAAGAACACATTTTAAATTAGGCAGGGTTTGCAGTTTCTGGATACATTGATTGGGATTTGCACCATATCCAACAATATCTCCCAGGCAGAAATAGTGGTGAATCATTTGATGTAAAGCATCATCAATAAATGCTTCCAAAGCTTCAAGATTGCTGTGAATATCTGAAAAAACCGCAAGCCGCATTTAAAGCTGCATATCAGATAAGTGTTTATTATTGATTTTTTCCAGGGCTGCAATAGTAGATGCAACAGTACCATAGGCAGGTGCTGCAGCCCAGCCAAAGACAGGGACAAACATCATCAGCATAAAGCCCAGCCCTATGCCGGTAGTCATTGCCCTGTTGTTTTTGATAAATGCAATGCTTTCCTTTACTGTAAAACGCTTTCTTTCAAGAGTGTAGTCTGTCAGGCTGAAACCATTGTAAAATGATTGAATCATTAATATCAAAAAAGAGGAAATTATTGTCCCAATAATCGGGATAATTATAAATATCCATGCTGCAGCAATAAAAAAAATCATTTTTATTATATTTCTGATATTAATGATAAGGCTTCTTAATATATCTTTTAAAAGATTTTTAAAATTAAAAGGAGGAGATTCCTGTTTATAGATGTGATTTTCCGTTATTTCAGATAAATATCCCAGCACAGGTGAAAAAAGAATCAATATAAATGGCTGATAGCTTATATATCCTGTAAGAAAAAGAAGAACCCAGAGCAAAAAGGTTGTTATAGTCTGCATAACCTCTCCTTGTAAAAATCCAGGTATCCAGTTCATGTTAATATAATCAGATATATGGCTGAACCAGATATTACCCAGTATAATCAAGGTAAAGATATAGCACAGGCTCATAATCCCGGGAATTATCATATAAGGCCAGAGCTTGTATTTAAATATAACCTGGTGTGCTTTAAAATAAGAGCCAAGACCTTTTATCAATTCTTGAATAAACATATATTATTCCTGCTTATTAATTGAATTCAAGCTGGCAGTGATTTATTGCGCTTATGTCCAGGATTTCAGGCAGGCTTTTATATTCTGAAGGTATAAATCCAAAAGATTTTTTCCATACCTCATCATCTTCCATGCAGAAATAGACAGGTACATCAGGTGCTGTTTCTTTTATACAGGAATAAACAGCCTTATAAAGATCAATGCGCAATGGTTTAAAATATCTCATTTTATCATCAAGACCTGAAATAAATTCACCATAGATAATTTTTGATCCTGGAAATCGTTTCTGGATTATATTTTTTAACGGAGGCATAAATCTGAAGGTTCCCATGCTGATCCATACAAGATTAGCAGGAGAGATATATTTAAAAATCTGCTTGACAACATGCTTGTAATCTGCCTGGTATCCTGGATAAATAACCATAGGATCAAAATGAAATCCAATAGGATAACCCCATGACTGGCATCTGGCAGCTGCTTCCAGCCTGGCTGTCAAAGATGCTGTTTTGCGTTCATTTTCCCGAATCACTGTTTCTGTATTAACAGACCATGACATAATGGTTTTTTTATTGTGTTCAAGATGTTCCAGTTTGTCAATTGCTGTTGTTTTTGTTTTAAGTTCAAGAGCAGTATAAGATTGGGCAGCAAATTTATTTACAAGCATTTGTGCCAGATCTGTCCAGAATTCCCATATCATGCTGTCAGTATATTCACCTGTTCCCATGCGCCTGATATTTTTTTGGGCAAATACTGAATCCAGTTCTGCCAGCATATTATTTTGATTAATAAAATATTGAAGAACCGGGGGATGAAAATAAGATTGAAGAATGCAATAGGAACAATCCATATTACAATAGGTTCCTATATGCAGAATCATATATCCGCAGCATGTATAGCATTTGGTTCCAGGGCATTTTTTTATAAAACTGCCCTGGTTATGGGTAAGAAAAAGTATTTCTTTACCTTTTTTGACAGGATCATCTGAATCCAGAACAAGTTCATAAACCTGCCTGGGATCCTGAACTATTTGCACAGGCAGGTTCAGGCGCGAGCAGATAGAATTTACCTGGGGGTCTTGAGCCGCACTTTGCTCAATACATATTCTTGACAGCGCCAAAAATTTTGCTCCTGATTTTATTATTGGGTTTTAATTTTTATTCTGCAAGTGTACACACAAGGTCTGCTACCATCCTGTAAACAAAGTCAGAAGCTTTTTCCATATCCAGTTTGCTCATATTTAAAACAACATGATAAAGTTCAGGATTGTCATAATCTTCTTTCTTGAATTTGCGATACAGGATTGCCCTGCGCCTGCCATATTCTTTTACAATCTTGGCTGCTTCCTGGTTAGACAGATTGTAGTGGGTTTCCATAAATTTAATTCTGTCTGGTTCCTGGGCTATCAAAAGGACATGAAATGCATCTGGATGATCTCGAAGAATATACTGCCCTCCCCTTCCGATAATTACTACATTATCTTCCTGGGCAATTTGTGTAATAACATCATTAAGAACTTTTACATAAACTTCCTCATCAATAAATCCTTTATCTCCGCCTAAAATTCTCTCAACAAAATTTCTTGCAACTATAGTTGACATGAATTTTTGAAGCTTTCCGCCTGCTTCCTTTTCTATGGATTCCACCCAGTCTGTTGAAACCTTAGCTTTTTCAGCAACCATCTGGATTATATCATCATTAATAAAGTTATAATTCAGTTTTTTTGCTATCATCTGGCCTAATGTTTTACCGCCTGCTCCAAACTGCCTGGAGATTGTAATAACTGCCATACTTAATCCTCCATCCTAAATATTTTTGAATTAAATTAGAAAGCTACAATAAAATCAAATAATACTTTTGCAAAAGATTTCAGATAACCAGTGATAATATCTTTTCTGGAAATCATTTCTGCTAAAAATAATCCTATCAAAATAAAGGGGCCTGCCTGTTGATAGAATTTTAAAAATTTGTTGTCTGCAGATGAAAAAAACGCTGACACTATACTTGAGCCTGCAAAAGGGGCAACAGGCAATAGATTATAAGCTGCAACTGTTACATTAACTATAACAATCATGGTAAAAACCCGGTCTTCAGAACCATATCTTGATAATATCCATACAATACTGCCTGCAATACTGGCTAGAAGAAAGTTTGCAAAGGGTCCTGAAAACCTGGTCAGTATATTGTAAAGCCTGGGTTTTGAAAATTGTGTTGTATCTATGTCTGCCTTTTTAGGCCATCCGGCTCCTGATAAAAAAAATGCAATAGAACCTAAAATATCCAGATAAAGAAAAGCATTAAAATGAAGGCGGTTTCTTCCTTCTGATTTTGAGTCGCCCAGAGTAACTGCTGCAAAAGCCTGGCCTTCGGCATTTACCATAACAGCTAGAAGTGCTGATACTATAAAAGCAACAAAATCATCAATAGCAAAATTTGAAAAATCAGGGATATAAGGAATTGGCAGAGACATTTATCTGATAAGTAATTTTTATTTAAAAGTTTTAAACATAGTGAAGGCAGGAAACAGCTCCTGCCTTCACATTGATAGACTATTTAAATATCCTTATCAGATATTGATTTGAATTACAATCTATTTAAACCACCCGTATTGTTTTTGATTATTTTTTATCAAATTTTTTAGCCATTTCCTGGATAGCTTCTACAATCTCAGGGTTGGCAAGGGTCATGGTATCGCCTACGTCAGTGTTGTTTGAAATAGCTGCAAGTATGCGGCGCATGATTTTTCCTGATCGTGTTTTAGGCATGTCAGGTACAATCCATACCTTTCTTGCCTTAGCAATGGGACCAATCTCGTCAATAAGAGCTTTTTGAACCTTGGCTATAATCTCTTCACTGGGTTCATAACCTGGTTTCAGAGCTATAAACATATCAGGTTCAACACCCTTGATTTCATGCTTGATTGGAACAACCGCAGCTTCAGCAACTTCTTCAACTACCAGGGCAGCAGATTCAAGTTCTTTGGTTCCCAGTCTGTGGCCGGAAACATTGATAACATCATCAATACGTCCAAGGATTCTGACATATCCGTCTTCAGCCATAATGGCAGCATCGCCGGTAAGATAAGGCCAGTCTCTCCAGTCTTTGCTGTTGGGGTCTTTGCAGTATCTTTTAAAATAATTTGATACAAACCGGTCGCGGTCGCCCCAAATAGTCTGGAACATGCCGGGCCAGGGGTTCTGGATACAGATATTGCCTGCTTTTCCTTCACCGCTTGGTACTTCATTGCCATCATCATCCAGAATAATTGGGTGGATGCCTGGCATACCAGGGCCTGCACTTCCAGGTTTCATTGCTTTTATGCCAGGAAGAGTACTGCAGAGGAATCCGCCTGTTTCTGTCTGCCACCAGGTGTCAACAATAGCAGCTTTTCCTTTACCAACTACCTCATAGTACCATTTCCATACTTCAGGTTCAATAGGCTCGCCTACTGTGGTCATATGTTTAAAGTAATAATCATATTTTGCAGGCTCATCAGGACCAACCTTTCTTAATGCACGGATGGCTGTTGGTGCAGTGTGGAAGATATTGACTCCAAGATCCTGGGCTATTCTCCAGCAGCGTCCTGCATCAGGATAGGTAGGAATACCTTCGTAAATAACCGAAGAAGCCGCCAGTGCAAGAGGGCCGTAAACTATATAGGAATGGCCTGTGATCCATCCAATGTCTGCCATACACCAGTAAACATCTTCAGGATGAATGTCCTGAACATACTTGGATGTTGCAGTTACATAAGCCAGGTAACCGCCGGTTCCATGCTGGCATCCTTTGGGTTTTCCTGTTGTTCCGCTTGTGTACATAAGGAACAATGGAGCTTCAGCAGGCATCTTCACAGGTTCAACACGTTTGCCGTAATAATTTTTCAACAGATCATTAACAATAAAATCACGACCTTCTACCATTGGGGTTTCAGCTGAATATTTTCCAGGATGGCGCTGCCAGATCAGGACTTTTTTAACAGTCTGTCCCTGTTTTGCAGCTTCATCACATGCTTCATTGGCTTTTATCTTGTGATCCATGATTTTGCCGCCCCGGTAATAGCCGTCCATAGTAATAAGGACTTCACTTTGTGAGTCAACAATACGGTCGGCACAGGCTTTGCCGCTGAAGCCGCCAAATACCTGGGAATGGATAACACCTATACGGCATAGAGCAAGCATGGTTATGGGCAGTTCTGCTGTCATGGGCATATGCAGGGTTACCCTGTCTCCTGCTTTAAGACCACAGAAATCCTGAAGCAGAGCTGTAAACTCATTTACCCTTACCCAGAGTTCCTGGTATGTTACATGCTGAACCCTTTCTTCTTCAAGTTCAGGTACAAAATGGATTGCTGTTTTATTCCTGTTTTTTGCCAGATGGCGGTCAATACAATTATAAGAAGCATTAATCAGTCCGCCTTTGAACCATTTATAACAGGGTGCATCACTGGTATCCAGAATTTCATCCCAGTATTTATACCAGTCCAGCAGATCTGCATATTCCTTAAAGCAGTCTGGAACATTCTCAAGGGCCATGCGATCATATATTTTCTCATCAGTCATGTTTGCCTGTGCAACAAACTTTGAGCTTGGGGGATAATATCCTTCTTCTTTCCAGTGAGACGCGATCTGAGCTTCTGATACATCCAATCTTTCTTCGGCCATGATTATTTTTCTCCTTAAAATTTAAAAATTGTCAGATTATTAATTAAAACCTAAAATTCCGGAGTTTTTTTTGATACTGCCTGTATTATCACCTCCTGTATAAATTTTGTTGTTTGTTATAATGGCTCTTTCAATAAAATTCACCTGATTAAGCAGCAGCTCCCATTTCTTCGCCTGAATATGCGGGTCTTTTGGTGATGCGTGCAAGAATAACTGCAACAATGAGCAGGGCACCTGAAATATAGAAAGCATAAGCCAGACTGCCTGTTAAGTCTTCAATTGTTCCTCCAAGCCTTGCCATAAAGAAGCCAAGCCCCCAGCCTATGAATACCAGACCGTAGTTAAATCCCAGGTTTTTGGGTCCGTAAAAGTCAGCAACAAATGAAGGCATAAGGGAAAGACCGCCGCCATACTGCCAGTATCCAACACCAACAACTATGAAAAGAAGGAAAACACTGTTTGATGCTATAACAAAGGGAAGTGCAAACATACAGAGCGCTGATACGCCGCAGTTTAATGTATAGGCATTAAGCCGTCCGATCTTATCTGAATACCATCCTGTTCCAACACGGCCGGAAGCATTGACAAGACCGCCGTAAGAAACAAGAATCCAGGCATTAGCCATAAAAAAAGGCATGCCTTTGGCTGCTTTAATCATAAGGCCGTTTGCATTTGCAATAATAAGAAGGCCAGACTGGGTTGTAAGAATAAACATGAAAACCAGTGCATAGAACTGCCAGGTTTTAACCATTTCCCCGGCTTCCCAGTCATATTTTGTTGTAGCTGCTGCCTGGGCTGCTGTCTGGGCTACTTTTGGAGCAGGAGGTACATATCCCTCAGGAGGAGTTTTTAATAATGAGCCTGCAAGCACAACAACTATGCAGAAAAATACCCCCAGGCCGACAAAACTTCCTGTAATTCCATAATTATTGATAAGCCACTGGCCCAGAGCGCCGATATACAGAGCTGCTCCGCCATATCCTCCAACAACAAGACCTGCAATAAGTCCGCGCCTGTGGGGGCCGAACCATTTAAGAGCAGCAGGTGTTGGTGCTGCATAACCAATACCCATGCCAATACCGCCTAAAACACCAAAGCCGATAATAAGCCCTGCATAACTTTTCATAAGTCCTGCAATAATACAGCCTATTCCCAGACTTAAACCTCCCAGGGTTGCTCCAAATCTCGGGCTGATTCTATCTTGAATACGTCCTCCTGGAATCATCAATAAAGCAAAGATGATAACACAAAGGGAAAAAGGTGTGGCTGCCTGGGCATTTGTCAAATAAGTCCATCCTGCGTTTGTTCCTGACATAATTTCACCAGCTCTGTCAGTATTGACAAGCGCGGTTTTCCAGATACTCCAGGCATAAAGAATACCCAGACAGAGGTTGACGGCTGTTCCTGCAAATGTGGTTATCCACGCTTGTGTAGGTTCTTTTGTGTGTTGTTCTGACATACTTACTCCCTCCTTGTGTTAATCAGAAAAATTGTTCTTTAAGTTAAAAAGATATGTTGTTAAACCATTTCCCGGCAAGTAACGGGTTTAAATATTTACTTTTTAATCCCTCCTTTCTTATCTGTATTTTTAGTATTTTTTTTAATTCCCTGGTTAAAGATTTCAAATGCTGTATCCAGCGTTTGTTCCAGGAAATTTTTTTCTTCATTTATGATTTTTTTGCTTTCTTCCCACAAAACAATGCCTGAAAACATTGATAAAACAATATCAGCAAGTATTATAGGAGGTTTATCAATAAAAAATCCTTTATGAATCCCGTCTTCAAAGATTTTGCACATTGTTGACAATGAACTCTGGGACAGGTTTGTTATATC from the Desulfonema limicola genome contains:
- a CDS encoding EI24 domain-containing protein; translated protein: MFIQELIKGLGSYFKAHQVIFKYKLWPYMIIPGIMSLCYIFTLIILGNIWFSHISDYINMNWIPGFLQGEVMQTITTFLLWVLLFLTGYISYQPFILILFSPVLGYLSEITENHIYKQESPPFNFKNLLKDILRSLIINIRNIIKMIFFIAAAWIFIIIPIIGTIISSFLILMIQSFYNGFSLTDYTLERKRFTVKESIAFIKNNRAMTTGIGLGFMLMMFVPVFGWAAAPAYGTVASTIAALEKINNKHLSDMQL
- the acs gene encoding acetate--CoA ligase codes for the protein MAEERLDVSEAQIASHWKEEGYYPPSSKFVAQANMTDEKIYDRMALENVPDCFKEYADLLDWYKYWDEILDTSDAPCYKWFKGGLINASYNCIDRHLAKNRNKTAIHFVPELEEERVQHVTYQELWVRVNEFTALLQDFCGLKAGDRVTLHMPMTAELPITMLALCRIGVIHSQVFGGFSGKACADRIVDSQSEVLITMDGYYRGGKIMDHKIKANEACDEAAKQGQTVKKVLIWQRHPGKYSAETPMVEGRDFIVNDLLKNYYGKRVEPVKMPAEAPLFLMYTSGTTGKPKGCQHGTGGYLAYVTATSKYVQDIHPEDVYWCMADIGWITGHSYIVYGPLALAASSVIYEGIPTYPDAGRCWRIAQDLGVNIFHTAPTAIRALRKVGPDEPAKYDYYFKHMTTVGEPIEPEVWKWYYEVVGKGKAAIVDTWWQTETGGFLCSTLPGIKAMKPGSAGPGMPGIHPIILDDDGNEVPSGEGKAGNICIQNPWPGMFQTIWGDRDRFVSNYFKRYCKDPNSKDWRDWPYLTGDAAIMAEDGYVRILGRIDDVINVSGHRLGTKELESAALVVEEVAEAAVVPIKHEIKGVEPDMFIALKPGYEPSEEIIAKVQKALIDEIGPIAKARKVWIVPDMPKTRSGKIMRRILAAISNNTDVGDTMTLANPEIVEAIQEMAKKFDKK
- a CDS encoding metallophosphoesterase family protein — encoded protein: MFKIIFENPDSNTPVSIKKNRIIVNCGSIGQPRDGDPRASYVIYDSANETLEFRRINYDYKITAEKILEARLPESLAARLAKGR
- a CDS encoding SPL family radical SAM protein — encoded protein: MALSRICIEQSAAQDPQVNSICSRLNLPVQIVQDPRQVYELVLDSDDPVKKGKEILFLTHNQGSFIKKCPGTKCYTCCGYMILHIGTYCNMDCSYCILQSYFHPPVLQYFINQNNMLAELDSVFAQKNIRRMGTGEYTDSMIWEFWTDLAQMLVNKFAAQSYTALELKTKTTAIDKLEHLEHNKKTIMSWSVNTETVIRENERKTASLTARLEAAARCQSWGYPIGFHFDPMVIYPGYQADYKHVVKQIFKYISPANLVWISMGTFRFMPPLKNIIQKRFPGSKIIYGEFISGLDDKMRYFKPLRIDLYKAVYSCIKETAPDVPVYFCMEDDEVWKKSFGFIPSEYKSLPEILDISAINHCQLEFN
- a CDS encoding AAA family ATPase, which gives rise to MAVITISRQFGAGGKTLGQMIAKKLNYNFINDDIIQMVAEKAKVSTDWVESIEKEAGGKLQKFMSTIVARNFVERILGGDKGFIDEEVYVKVLNDVITQIAQEDNVVIIGRGGQYILRDHPDAFHVLLIAQEPDRIKFMETHYNLSNQEAAKIVKEYGRRRAILYRKFKKEDYDNPELYHVVLNMSKLDMEKASDFVYRMVADLVCTLAE
- the fusA gene encoding elongation factor G — protein: MAEMVEKLRNIAFVAHGGAGKTSLAEIMLYKAGVTTRIGRVEEGNTAMDFEPEELKRQSSISTSFHQLAWNKHTVTLIDTPGDQNFFTDTVMCMQAADGAVIVVDAVDGIRVQTEQAWEYTGEMNIPCAVFINKLDKERSDFSKAFQNVSEFFEDPKPIKIQIPIGAENNFKGIVDLITMKAYNFDADGKMTTGEIPADMKDDVEAEREAMIENIAEADDDLVERYLEGEELSEDDIKSALRKGVIARIFVPVLCGSATGNIGIDLLMNFIVNSMPSPQDLPAKKGIHPDKKEEIERSPDINAPFSAFVFKTIADPYAGQLSILKVVSGKLGSDGTFYNSNKGTKERFNQLLTLTGKEQKPASGAVPGSIVAVAKLKETATGDTLCDDGNKIQFKCIDPLPTLISFAASAKTKGDEDKIYSSLNKLLEEDPGLKLERNSQTKEILLSGRGQVHIEVVVEKLKRKFNVEVALNIPKVPYKETIKKKVRVQGRHKKQTGGHGQFGDCWIQMEPLPRGAGFQFVDAIVGGSIPKTYIPAVEKGVIEASEKGVLAGFPCVDFKVTVDDGSYHAVDSSEMAFKIAGSLAYRKAVEQAKPVLLEPIMNITVVTPDEYMGDIMGDMNGRRGRVIGMDSEGKKQVIKAQGPLAEFQTYAPDLRSMTGGRGLYSMEFSHYDEVPAQLAEKIIEEVNKEKES
- a CDS encoding serine/threonine protein kinase, which produces MTIDEYVLLVCLKPEEVEHIRQLLSSFEIKIDSKDIHHFDDAKACLKNENICLAVLRLDKKLSRPDQDIIQLRQFLPDYIPILILISHDLTQNIKDYIKAGANDYWVLPLDNTSFSVRFYVLLEFGQSIILSEKAKGFEIKHETSLLQRIIEKIQDSLRFFSPNITYKHENNSSIAEKWIKIKKLGFGGFGEVWLVKRHGKGMSAVAKIPHSSKLNTRALRAAAILKRLSIHPNIVHLIEVVEEDGKVVLIQEYIPGLTLQQLIENTLNGKHKEDYFLQLLSVASHAHQNRIMHRDIKPENIIITPSGTLKLLDFGIAKDLSRHNIGKTIAGSRPFMAPEQIMGKSSIASDVWSLGVILYIFATNTLPFYDPNEKYLMDLILETSPLPPRKLEPGLPENFETLILKCLDKNPENRYQDAGELRQELLELFPLFGDGSILPDNYKD
- a CDS encoding metallophosphoesterase family protein, producing MRLAVFSDIHSNLEALEAFIDDALHQMIHHYFCLGDIVGYGANPNQCIQKLQTLPNLKCVLGNHDYYASKNTTAYDMSLTAARAIIWTKKRLSKENTQFLKALKPILKTTRISFSHAAPHNPLKWQYIFTSESASRSFFSTRQKIIFNGHTHVPQIITQKICLK
- a CDS encoding OFA family MFS transporter, which encodes MSEQHTKEPTQAWITTFAGTAVNLCLGILYAWSIWKTALVNTDRAGEIMSGTNAGWTYLTNAQAATPFSLCVIIFALLMIPGGRIQDRISPRFGATLGGLSLGIGCIIAGLMKSYAGLIIGFGVLGGIGMGIGYAAPTPAALKWFGPHRRGLIAGLVVGGYGGAALYIGALGQWLINNYGITGSFVGLGVFFCIVVVLAGSLLKTPPEGYVPPAPKVAQTAAQAAATTKYDWEAGEMVKTWQFYALVFMFILTTQSGLLIIANANGLMIKAAKGMPFFMANAWILVSYGGLVNASGRVGTGWYSDKIGRLNAYTLNCGVSALCMFALPFVIASNSVFLLFIVVGVGYWQYGGGLSLMPSFVADFYGPKNLGFNYGLVFIGWGLGFFMARLGGTIEDLTGSLAYAFYISGALLIVAVILARITKRPAYSGEEMGAAA
- a CDS encoding site-2 protease family protein; the protein is MSLPIPYIPDFSNFAIDDFVAFIVSALLAVMVNAEGQAFAAVTLGDSKSEGRNRLHFNAFLYLDILGSIAFFLSGAGWPKKADIDTTQFSKPRLYNILTRFSGPFANFLLASIAGSIVWILSRYGSEDRVFTMIVIVNVTVAAYNLLPVAPFAGSSIVSAFFSSADNKFLKFYQQAGPFILIGLFLAEMISRKDIITGYLKSFAKVLFDFIVAF